One window of Chlamydiales bacterium STE3 genomic DNA carries:
- a CDS encoding 50S ribosomal protein L31 type B (Product derived from UniProtKB/Swiss-Prot:B0BB08;Gene name derived from UniProtKB/Swiss-Prot:B0BB08) — protein sequence MKKNTHPQYREVIFEDSATGTRFPCGSAIQTKETTTYEGKEYPLYRVSVSSASHPFFTGSTKLVDSEGRVERFKQRYPKKQSDAAK from the coding sequence ATGAAAAAAAACACCCATCCTCAATACCGAGAAGTTATTTTTGAAGATTCCGCAACGGGGACTCGTTTTCCATGTGGCTCTGCCATTCAAACAAAAGAAACAACGACTTATGAAGGGAAAGAATACCCTCTTTATCGCGTATCTGTTTCCTCTGCTTCTCACCCATTTTTTACCGGGAGCACCAAGCTTGTTGACTCTGAAGGGAGAGTGGAACGCTTTAAGCAGCGCTATCCAAAAAAGCAATCTGACGCTGCAAAATAA
- a CDS encoding Peptide chain release factor 1 (Product derived from UniProtKB/Swiss-Prot:Q6MDH3;Gene name derived from UniProtKB/Swiss-Prot:Q6MDH3) → MLNSKKVEKMLGRLSEVEALLGDPALLNDQKRYRAMTQEHSQLSEVKIVVERLEKAQKELSDNTLLLGQEGDNDFAVFLQEDIGKLQQEIVNLENKLNQLLVPSDPNDSSNTILELRAGTGGDEAALFVGDCVRMYKMYADRMGWKYEHLSSTASEMGGFKEYVMVLSGANVYRYLRYEGGTHRVQRVPDTEAQGRVHTSAITIAVLLEPDADEIELNIDERDLRVDTYRSSGAGGQHVNTTDSAVRLTHMPTGIVVYCQEERSQHKNKEKALRLLKAKIAEVEREKKEKEISDSRSSQVGSGDRSERIRTYNFPQNRITDHRINLTKYNLDYVMEGDLEEIGTSLIAYFYEKMMAE, encoded by the coding sequence ATGTTAAATAGCAAAAAAGTCGAGAAAATGCTTGGGCGCCTTAGCGAGGTTGAAGCATTGCTTGGAGATCCGGCATTGCTCAATGATCAAAAAAGATATCGAGCTATGACCCAAGAACATTCTCAGCTTTCAGAAGTAAAAATAGTTGTGGAGCGCTTGGAGAAAGCGCAGAAGGAACTTTCGGATAATACACTACTTTTGGGACAAGAGGGCGATAATGACTTTGCGGTTTTTTTGCAAGAAGACATAGGAAAATTGCAACAAGAGATTGTCAATTTAGAAAATAAGCTGAATCAGCTACTTGTCCCTTCTGATCCTAATGATAGCAGTAATACTATTTTAGAGCTGCGGGCAGGGACAGGAGGGGACGAAGCTGCTTTGTTTGTCGGTGACTGTGTGAGAATGTATAAGATGTATGCTGATCGCATGGGTTGGAAATATGAACATTTGTCAAGTACTGCATCTGAAATGGGCGGGTTTAAAGAGTATGTCATGGTTCTTTCTGGCGCAAACGTTTACCGGTATTTAAGGTATGAGGGAGGGACACATCGCGTGCAGCGTGTTCCTGACACTGAGGCTCAAGGGCGCGTTCACACTTCTGCCATTACTATTGCTGTTCTTTTAGAGCCAGATGCTGATGAAATTGAACTAAATATCGACGAAAGGGATTTGCGTGTCGACACCTATCGATCTTCCGGGGCGGGGGGGCAGCACGTCAATACAACAGATAGTGCTGTGCGCTTGACGCACATGCCAACAGGAATTGTTGTGTACTGCCAGGAAGAGCGCAGTCAGCATAAAAACAAAGAAAAGGCTCTGCGCCTTCTTAAAGCGAAGATAGCAGAGGTTGAGCGGGAGAAGAAAGAAAAAGAAATTTCCGATTCTCGTTCGTCTCAAGTCGGTTCCGGAGATCGATCAGAAAGAATTCGAACCTACAATTTCCCTCAAAATCGTATTACTGATCATCGGATTAACTTGACTAAGTATAACTTAGACTATGTTATGGAAGGTGATCTTGAGGAGATAGGCACATCTTTAATAGCCTACTTTTACGAAAAAATGATGGCCGAGTAG